The Apium graveolens cultivar Ventura chromosome 6, ASM990537v1, whole genome shotgun sequence genome contains a region encoding:
- the LOC141666711 gene encoding uncharacterized protein LOC141666711 translates to MATATEAQAVKSLNTSAGRRRFVFKTFSQRVEDIDIDVYRSLHPLNSEPSPGSTFFRDCLVEWRELNTAEDFISFYEEMLPLVQTLPQIILQKELILLKLLSRLQFKARLSLEPILRMIAALSRDLVQDFIPFLRKIADSLVSLLKSGADRDPEIIDQIFTSWSYIMMHLQKYLVRDVVFVLKVTVKLRYYQKDYIQEFMAESVSFLLRNAPEKQLEKGIREILLEVVKKPLEMRTSGASALLFCIMRGTSSNLHSRAKKVIRALLNKSIFTIGDGLSKGSGIEVEVVIATFQRLCEELEPAELEVVWDSMIIEMRATLESRLEVDWNSMNAEISAALESEYSSHLRCLLSVLVSTLHRNYIRKLSDYEPLLKLVARLTETYLVKAEEQASEIIGKVMQLMLCILDGLNSTCNMVAISRVSQEWAPVFKLRNSSLLAFIKQLLSRNQGLVHAFGINIIKALNDSVEAFEEEVVYLLLTFFERLDEPCSSLLQGETSERLLKVLNFFQKTIENWVQAVNDKIHGKPSCVQFQENKLVVLYGVVRSFPYVIDVQSNATLLMDLVEALDQLLLSDSENIVGFTKNTWTSLIGCCLGSYNKLHSVCQICYDEASVGKFLKLAKKYKSSSQVLCPVADFLDSMDKSTTLVHTDLSEFHPELRSEKAVDALAIFAENLCQADKQIRLSTLRILCHYESLSSENIVGDRPAKKLKMDDSQSLSVGEHVTNVLHHLHSIEETSLSITSSRQVVLHISKIQMDLIAAKIPEPYIPVLLYGIVGIFHNRFSYLWNPAIECLAELIRRYSGIVLERYVRYVDGCQSFYITCQDQLVKSIPESSCESHDLTTHFKSFVSTQSDGTPYGTILPLLIQSLQKVIDISESRTRHIIPLFLRFLGYNCDNLVSVQSHESQFSVGKEWKNILGEWLNLLKMMRSPKSFYLGQFLKNVLVYRLLDSNDAELQMRVLDCILNWKDEFLQPYGQHLKNLINSKHLREELATWSLSRESNLIDEQHRPQVVPIVLRLLIPKVRNLKTLSSRKHASMHQRKSVLGFIAELDINELPLFYALLLNPLTTISHRVNVIDEWLQMSPKCTNDEFNSSPILEQFTVDNIRALPLKKVFGFLHVVEDVFGVFDLLRIKPFLNLLMGCVVRMLTFCSFSLFCIKSGPSQVEYECVLLNETEKVSGAEIKSMTTRDIEQLKSLRSLCLKILSFVLTKYDDHDFDSDFWDLFFTSVKPLIDSFKQEASSSEKPSALFSCFIAMSRSKKLVSLLNRERNLLSDIFSILTVSTASEAIVSCVLKFIENLLKLDEQESDNSAIKVILLPSIDTLVCSLHCLFTRTKASKRKSVRCPGEQELNVFRLLSKYIKDPSTSGTFVDVLLPLLSKKRQNTDEQVEILHVIQQIVQMSGSGTSAKIVNSISPLLISAGPNVRLSICNLLKTLSENDPAALTVANLLHELNAPSTSEMGGLDYDTIIGAYDKMNIDFFYNVHEEHALVILSHFVHDMSSEELILRQSAYRLMLLFVEFCGQILDLEVKSEKEGCWSRSSIQNIINNFLLKHMGDAMNKEATVQKVWIDLLKEMVLRLSKVQMLKSFQALCSKDAEQDFFNNIVHMQKHRRARALSRFCSVVSSGNLSEVITTKVFVPLLFNMLFNVQDGKGEHLRSASIEALASISGCMDWKTYYELLNRCFKEMTYKPDKQKLLLRLISSLLDHFHFSEPDSSLEAKDSGAGALMPSGKSDIPLLSEIQTWLYKKLLPKVQKILTEDSDNVNVNINMVALKLLKLLPAEIMELQLSNIIHRVSNFLKSRLESIRDEARSALAACLKELGLEYLKFIVKVLRATLKRGFEMHVLGYTLNFLLSRCLLGPLCGKIDYCLEELLSIAENDILGDVSEEKEVEKIASKMKETRKNKSFETLKLIAQNITFKTHALKLLSPVTVHFKKHLKPKEKVKLESMLKHIAAGIECNTSVDQTDIFIFTYSLIEDGVSVENGKAEVFSVVEGSKHYEETENKVTNSRLLVYADSKCSPLITVFALRILHDHMKNAKLHKKDEKLLSMLDPFVRLLGDCLSSKYEDVIAAALRCLSQLVHLPLPSLESQADTIKSSLLVIAQGSVDANSPIMQSCIRLLTVLLRSTTVTLSSDHLHMLIQFPLFVEIERNPSVLALSLLKTIIKRKLVVPEIYQLVTQVSELIVTSQVEPIRKKSSQVLLQFLLDYKFSDKRLLQHLSILLKYLSYEHSTGREAGLEMLHAIINKLPENFVDQHSQIFLLFLVKSLANDHDQKVRSMAGAAIKLLVERVSTRCGDSIIQYCLTWYEGGNSNLWSIAAQVLGLLAEVKKKGFSFQKHLDIVLPVMRNIIQSANDAVKNKQLIVSDESTIPYWKESYYSLVMLEKILHQFPELCLRRNLEDVWELMCDFLLHPHMWVRNISNRLIALYFSTVTEACKDNHEILFRTFFLMRPSRLFHIAVSLCCQLRASLTDGVANAIIEQNLIFSICGLHALLLKDEYTNSKYWSELEHHEQGLLLRTFHLLDSRKGRSMFASLTSSNNGQDDQDDNGLQRGVLLVSYLLKRLGKIGLQKEAVQMKIVFNTFKSVSPKIFDVNEHLWKVGEDNSKNYAYHILIPLYKVCEGFAGKVIPDDVKQLAQDVCESIQSTIGTQNFVQVYSQIRKQLKAKRDKRKQEEKLMAVVNPMRNAKRKLRVAAKHRANKKRKVMTLKMGRWNK, encoded by the exons ATGGCGACGGCGACAGAAGCTCAGGCCGTCAAGTCTCTTAACACTTCCGCCGGCCGCCGCCGTTTTGTG TTCAAGACATTCTCTCAACGAGTTGAAGATATCGATATCGATGTTTATCGCAGTCTTCATCCTCTTAATTCTGAACCTTCCCCGGGCTCTACCTTTTTCCGTGATTGTCTTGTTGAATGGAGG GAACTAAATACAGCAGAGGACTTTATATCATTTTACGAGGAAATGTTACCGCTTGTACAAACACTACCCCAaattatattgcagaaggaatTGATATTATTAAAACTTCTGTCAAGACTGCAATTTAAAGCAAGACTATCACTCGAGCCCATACTCAG GATGATTGCAGCACTATCTAGGGATCTTGTGCAGGACTTCATACC TTTTCTCCGAAAAATTGCTGATTCTTTAGTATCTCTTCTCAAAAGTGGCGCAGACAGGGATCCAGAAATAATCGACCAG ATATTTACGTCCTGGTCATATATTATGATGCATCTGCAAAAATATCTTGTGCGTGATGTTGTTTTTGTTCTCAA AGTTACAGTGAAGCTAAGGTATTATCAAAAAGATTACATTCAAGAATTTATGGCAGAATCAGTGTCATTCTTGTTGAGAAATGCTCCAGAAAAGCAGCTTGAAAAAG GTATTCGAGAAATTTTGCTTGAAGTTGTGAAGAAACCTTTAGAGATGAGAACATCCGGTGCTAGTGCATTACTATTCTGTATTATGAGAGGAACCTCATCGAATTTGCATTCAAGAGCTAAGAAGGTGATCAGGGCGTTGTTGAATAAGTCGATATTTACCATTGGTGATGGATTATCTAAAG GCTCTGGCATTGAAGTCGAAGTTGTTATTGCAACCTTTCAGAGACTATGTGAGGAGTTAGAGCCTGCAGAGTTGGAAGTAGTTTGGGATTCTATGATTATTGAAATGAGAGCAACTCTTGAAAGTAGGTTAGAAGTAGATTGGAATTCAATGAATGCTGAAATAAGTGCAGCTCTTGAAAGTGAATACTCATCGCACCTCAGATGTCTCCTATCGGTGCTTGTATCTACACTCCATAGAAACTACATACGGAAACTTTCAG ATTATGAACCCCTGCTTAAGCTAGTTGCTAGACTTACGGAGACGTATTTGGTCAAAGCTGAGGAACAAGCATCTGAAATTATTGGCAAAGTTATGCAATTAATGCTCTGCATTCTTGACGGTCTGAATTCTACTTGCAATATGGTAGCCATTTCCAGAGTGTCGCAGGAATGGGCTCCAGTGTTTAAACTAAGGAACTCTAG TTTGTTGGCATTTATCAAGCAGCTTTTGTCAAGAAATCAGGGGCTAGTGCATGCCTTCGGAATTAATATTATTAA GGCACTAAACGATTCAGTTGAAGCTTTTGAAGAAGAAGTTGTATATTTGTTACTTACATTCTTTGAGAGATTGGATGAGCCATGCTCTAGTTTATTACAGGGGGAAACCAGCGAAAGGCTTTTGAAAGTTCTTAATTTTTTTCAGAAAACTATTGAAAATTGGGTTCAGGCAGTCAATGATAAAATACACGGAAAACCATCATGTGTTCAGTTTCAAGAAAATAAGCTGGTAGTGCTGTATGGAGTTGTTAGGAGCTTCCCTTATGTAATTGATGTCCAGTCAAATGCAACTTTGCTAATGGACTTGGTGGAAGCACTTGACCAGCTTCTTTTATCCGATTCTG AGAACATTGTAGGATTCACCAAAAACACTTGGACAAGCTTGATTGGTTGCTGTTTGGGTTCATATAATAAATTACATTCTGTTTGTCAAATATGCTATGATGAAGCTTCGGTTGGAAAGTTCTTAAAACTTGCAAAGAAATACAAAAGTTCTTCTCAGGTTTTGTGTCCTGTAGCTGACTTCTTGGATTCAATGGACAA GTCAACCACTCTGGTACACACCGATTTAAGTGAATTCCACCCAGAGCTGAGATCAGAGAAGGCTGTAGATGCGTTGGCTATATTTGCTGAAAACTTGTGCCAGGCAGACAAACAGATACGGCTCTCTACTTTGAGAATATTGTGCCATTACGAATCACTTTCTTCTGAAAATATAGTTGGAGATCGTCCTGCCAAGAAATTAAAAATGGATGATTCTCAGAGCCTGTCTGTGGGTGAACATGTCACTAAT GTTCTTCATCATCTACATTCCATTGAAGAAACCTCTCTCTCAATCACTAGTAGCAGACAAGTTGTATTACATATATCCAAAATACAAATGGATCTCATTGCTGCAAAGATACCTGAGCCATACATTCCAGTTCTTCTATATGGAATTGTTGGAATATTTCACAACCGATTCAGCTACTTGTGGAATCCAGCTATTGAGTGTCTTGCTGAGCTAATACGTCGTTATTCTGGGATTGTATTGGAAAGATATGTTCGATATGTTGATGGATGTCAGTCTTTTTATATAACATGTCAAGATCAGTTGGTGAAAAGCATTCCCGAGTCATCTTGTGAATCACACG ATTTGACCACCCACTTCAAATCTTTTGTTTCTACACAATCGGACGGTACACCTTATGGAACTATCCTGCCCCTACTGATTCAATCTCTGCAAAAAGTTATAGACATTTCAGAATCCCGGACTCGCCATATTATACCCTTGTTTTTGAGATTTTTAGGATATAATTGTGATAATCTTGTGAG TGTACAATCACACGAGTCACAGTTTTCAGTGGGAAAAGAATGGAAGAATATTCTTGGGGAATGGTTAAATTTGTTGAAAATGATGCGGAGTCCTAAGTCTTTCTATCTCGGTCAATTTCTTAAGAATGTTCTTGTATACAG GCTTTTGGATTCAAATGATGCTGAATTACAAATGAGGGTGCTCGATTGTATCTTAAATTGGAAAGATGAATTCTTACAGCCATATGGGCAGCACCTGAAAAATCTTATTAATTCAAAACATTTGAGGGAGGAACTTGCAACATGGAGTTTatctagagaatccaatcttattGATGAACAACACAGACCTCAAGTTGTACCTATAGTATTACGACTTCTTATACCAAAAGTTAGAAACTTGAAGACACTTTCCTCCCGAAAG CATGCAAGTATGCATCAGCGGAAATCAGTTCTTGGATTCATAGCAGAGCTAGACATAAACGAACTTCCTCTTTTCTATGCCCTGTTATTGAACCCTTTAACAACTATTTCACACCGTGTCAATGTCATTGATGAGTGGCTTCAGATGTCACCTAAGTGTACCAACGACGAGTTCAATTCAAGTCCTATATTGGAGCAATTCACAGTAGATAACATAAGGGCCCTCCCTCTGAAAAAAGTATTTGGTTTTCTGCATGTTGTTGAAGATGTTTTTGGAGTTTTTGACCTATTGCGTATTAAACCTTTCCTTAATTTGCTAATGGGATGTGTTGTTCGGATGTTGACATTTTGCTCGTTTAGTCTTTTCTGTATAAAGAGCGGTCCATCTCAGGTTGAATATGAGTGTGTCCTCCTTAATGAAACTGAGAAAGTTTCCGGAGCGGAAATAAAAAGCATG ACTACCAGGGATATTGAACAGTTAAAAAGTCTAAGATCTTTGTGCCTGAAGATCCTCTCTTTTGTTCTGACAAAATACGATGATCATGATTTTGATAGTGATTTTTGGGACCTATTCTTTACCTCAGTGAAGCCTTTAATTGATAGTTTCAAGCAAGAAGCCTCCAGCAGTGAGAAGCCCAGTGCACTTTTTTCTTGCTTTATAGCAATGAGTAGAAGCAAAAAACTTGTGTCACTCTTGAATAGAGAGAGAAACCTTCTGTCTGATATTTTTTCTATTCTAACTGTTTCAACAGCATCGGAGGCTATTGTATCTTGTGTTCTTAAGTTTATTGAAAATCTATTGAAACTTGATGAGCAGGAAAGTGATAATAGTGCCATCAAAGTCATATTGCTTCCCAGCATTGACACTCTGGTATGCAGCTTGCATTGTCTCTTCACACGTACAAAAGCATCAAAAAG GAAATCTGTCAGATGCCCTGGGGAACAAGAGCTCAATGTATTCAGGTTAttgtcaaaatacataaaagatcCTTCTACATCAGGGACATTTGTTGATGTATTGCTTCCACTTTTAAGCAAAAAACGCCAGAACACTG ATGAACAGGTTGAAATTTTGCATGTGATTCAACAGATAGTGCAAATGTCAGGGAGTGGAACTTCCGCGAAGATTGTTAATTCAATTTCTCCATTGCTTATATCTGCGGGTCCCAATGTTCGTCTGTCTATATGCAATCTCCTTAAAACACTATCTGAAAATGATCCAGCTGCGCTCACTGTG GCAAACCTTCTCCATGAATTGAATGCACCATCTACTTCAGAGATGGGAGGTCTTGATTATGACACCATTATCGGTGCATATGATAAGATGAACATTGATTTCTTCTATAATGTCCACGAGGAGCATGCACTAGTCATTTTGTCTCATTTTGTACATGACATGTCATCTGAAGAATTGATTCTGAGACAAAGTGCGTACAGATTAATGCTTTTGTTTGTTGAGTTCTGCGGCCAAATTCTTGATCTAGAGGTGAAGTCAGAGAAAGAAGGATGTTGGTCTAGATCAAGCATTCAAAACATTATTAACAACTTTCTGTTAAAACATATGGGGGATGCGATGAACAAAGAAGCTACTGTGCAAAAG GTATGGATTGACCTACTGAAAGAAATGGTGTTGAGGCTCTCAAAGGTGCAAATGTTGAAATCATTTCAGGCGCTATGCAGTAAAGATGCTGAACAGGATTTTTTTAACAATATCGTCCACATGCAG AAACACCGACGAGCTAGAGCTTTATCTAGATTTTGCAGTGTTGTCAGTTCCGGTAATTTGTCAGAG GTCATTACAACTAAAGTATTTGTTCCCCTCCTCTTTAATATGCTATTTAATGTACAAGATGGGAAAGGAGAACATCTCAGAAGTGCATCAATTGAGGCTCTAGCATCCATATCTGGTTGTATGGACTGGAAAACATATTATGAGTTACTTAACAGATGCTTCAAGGAGATGACCTATAAACCTGACAAGCAAAAATTGTTACTCCGCTTGATTTCATCTCTCCTTGACCACTTTCACTTCTCTGAACCTGATTCTAGCTTAGAAGCTAAAGATTCAGGTGCTGGTGCTTTGATGCCATCAGGAAAGAGTGACATTCCTTTGCTCTCTGAGATACAAACATGGCTTTACAAGAAGTTGCTTCCGAAGGTACAAAAGATACTGACAGAAGATTCTGACAACGTCAACGTGAACATTAATATGGTTGCACTGAAGTTGTTAAAATTGCTTCCTGCAGAAATTATGGAGTTACAGCTTTCTAACATTATTCATCGAGTTTCTAACTTTTTAAAGAGTCGTTTGGAAAGCATTCGTGATGAGGCCAGGTCTGCTTTAGCTGCATGTTTAAAGGAGCTGGGCTTGGAGTACCTGAAATTTATTGTCAAAGTCCTGAGAGCCACTTtgaaaagaggatttgaaatGCATGTACTTGGTTACACTCTCAATTTTCTATTATCCAGGTGTCTTCTAGGTCCTCTTTGTGGGAAAATTGATTATTGTTTGGAGGAACTTCTTTCCATTGCAGAGAATGATATTCTTGGTGATGTTTCTGAAGAAAAAGAAGTGGAAAAGATTGCTTCAAAAATGAAAGagaccagaaagaacaagtcaTTTGAAACTTTAAAATTAATTGCCCAAAATATCACATTTAAAACTCATGCCTTAAAGCTGCTTTCGCCTGTGACAGTTCATTTTAAAAAGCATTTAAAACCAAAAGAAAAAGTGAAGCTGgaaagcatgttaaaacacatagCTGCTGGCATTGAATGCAATACTTCTGTAGATCAGACTGATATTTTTATCTTTACATATAGTCTCATTGAGGATGGAGTTAGTGTTGAGAATGGCAAAGCTGAAGTTTTTTCTGTAGTGGAAGGAAGTAAACATTACGAAGAGACTGAAAACAAAGTAACTAACTCTCGGTTGTTAGTTTATGCGGACTCAAAATGTTCGCCTCTTATTACAGTTTTTGCTCTCAGGATTCTACATGATCACATGAAAAATGCAAAGCTTCATAAGAAGGATGAAAAACTTCTGTCAATGCTAGATCCTTTTGTACGCTTATTAGGTGATTGCCTAAGCTCAAAGTATGAAGATGTGATAGCTGCTGCACTCAGGTGTCTTTCACAGCTGGTTCACTTGCCTTTGCCATCCCTTGAATCGCAAGCAGATACGATAAAATCATCACTCTTGGTTATTGCTCAGGGATCAGTTGATGCGAATAGTCCTATAATGCAGTCTTGCATAAGGTTATTGACGGTGCTTTTGCGAAGCACTACTGTTACTCTTTCCTCAGATCATTTGCATATGTTGATCCAGTTTCCACTTTTCGTTGAAATTGAAAGAAATCCATCAGTTCTTGCCCTTTCGCTGTTGAAGACAATAATCAAAAGGAAGCTAGTAGTTCCAGAGATATATCAATTGGTTACTCAAGTTTCAGAACTGATAGTAACTAGCCAAGTGGAACCAATTCGCAAAAAAAGCAGTCAAGTTTTATTGCAATTTTTACTTGATTATAAGTTCTCAGACAAACGCCTCTTACAACATCTTTCAATCTTGCTTAAATATTTAAG CTATGAACATTCCACCGGAAGGGAAGCGGGGCTTGAGATGCTTCATGCGATAATAAATAAGCTTCCTGAAAATTTTGTAGATCAACACTCCCAGATTTTCCTTCTCTTTTTGGTGAAGTCTTTGGCGAATGATCATGACCAAAAAGTTCGTTCCATGGCTGGTGCTGCTATAAAGCTTTTGGTTGAGCGCGTGAGCACACGTTGTGGTGATTCAATCATTCAATACTGTCTCACTTGGTATGAGGGTGGAAATTCAAATTTATGGAGTATTGCGGCACAG GTCCTAGGGCTGCTGGCGGAAGTCAAGAAAAAAGGCTTTTCTTTTCaaaagcatttagatattgttCTCCCAGTGATGAGAAACATTATTCAGTCTGCCAATGATGCTGTTAAAAACAAGCAGCTAATTGTTTCTGATGAATCAACAATCCCTTACTGGAAAGAGTCATACTATTCACTGGTTATGCTGGAAAAGATACTGCATCAGTTTCCTGAGTTGTGCTTGAGAAGAAATCTTGAG GACGTATGGGAATTAATGTGCGACTTTCTACTCCATCCACACATGTGGGTACGCAACATATCAAATCGGCTCATTGCTTTGTACTTTTCCACAGTTACTGAGGCCTGCAAGGACAATCATGAGATATTATTTAGAACCTTTTTCCTAATGCGGCCAAGTAGACTTTTTCACATAGCAGTTTCTCTCTGCTGCCAGCTTAGAGCATCACTTACTGATGGCGTTGCCAATGCCATTATTGAGCAAAATCTTATTTTTTCAATTTGTGGTTTGCATGCCTTGTTACTGAAAGATGAATACACAAACTCGAAATATTGGTCTGAACTTGAGCATCATGAGCAAGGTCTTCTTCTCAGAACTTTTCACCTGCTTGATTCGAGAAAGGGTAGAAGCATGTTTGCGTCTTTGACATCTAGCAATAATGGACAAGATGATCAAGATGATAACGGTTTGCAGCGTGGTGTTTTGCTTGTATCTTATTTGCTAAAGAGATTAGGAAAGATTGGACTTCAGAAGGAAGCAGTTCAG ATGAAGATTGTATTCAATACTTTCAAATCCGTCTCACCAAAGATCTTTGATGTGAACGAACATTTATGGAAAGTTGGGGAGGACAACAGCAAAAATTATGCATATCACATTCTTATTCCCTTGTACAAAGTGTGTGAAGGATTCGCCGGAAAAGTTATCCCAG ATGATGTGAAGCAGCTGGCTCAAGATGTATGTGAAAGTATACAAAGTACTATCGGAACTCAGAATTTTGTTCAAGTGTATAGCCAGATCAGAAAACAGCTCAAGGCAAAGAGGGATAAACGAAAACAAGAAGAAAAACTTATGGCAGTGGTCAATCCAATGCGGAATGCAAAGAGGAAGTTGAGAGTCGCAGCGAAACATCGCGCCAACAAGAAAAGGAAAGTAATGACTTTGAAGATGGGAAGATGGAACAAGTAG